From the Dendrosporobacter quercicolus genome, the window AGTTCCGTCTTCTTTCATTTCATTCAGCACCTTGTTAACTTCCGCCAGAAACGCTTTATCCTCAAACCGGAGGGCCGCGCCTATTTTACCGGCTGCCTCCGCCTCATAAGGGCTTAATATTTTCAATTTAAGGCTGGAGTCCTGACGCAGCGTATAAGCAGCAACAATACCGTCAGTCACGCAGGCGTCAACTTTACCGGTATTCACCGCCATCATTAGCTCAGACTGGCTGCTGAATATTTTCAGATCTTTTATTTTCCCTTCACTCAGCCATTTTTGCGCCAGTTCAAGAAAGGCCGTTCCTTTTTGGCCGCCCAATACGATATTCTTTAAATCTTCTTTGCTTTTAATGGAAGAATCCAGCTTGGTAACAATGGCTTCCCCTTCTTTGTACCAGATGTCGGTAAATAATGCGATTTCCAGCCGTTCCGGCTTAACATACATTGCATCAGTGACCATATCTATTGTTTTATTGTTTAACTCAATGAGAAGATTCTCAAAAGGTATTTGCTTCATCTCCACCTTATGAATTCCCAGGCGGTTACTTACCTCTTTGATAATCACTGCATCAATGCCGGAAAACTGGTTATTGGTTGCATCAATATAAGCAAAAGGGGCATCATTGGACGAGCCTACAACTAAAACGCCTTTTGCCCTTAGCCGGTTTAAGGTTTCACTGGCATTGGGATCATGTTTCACGGCGGGAGTTGCATTTTTTTCCTCTGAAGTTGAACTGCAGCCTGTAACCAGTAAAGATAAAGTCAGCATGAAAACAGCGCAAATCCTCCCTATGATTCTGCCTTTTTGCATAAACACTCATCCTTTCCTCAACATAATTTTATTTAAATTATATATTAAAGCATTTCTGCTACATTCTTTCTTTGCCAGGCGAATTCTTTAATTTTTCATTTTGTGTTCAATATATTTGACCAGATGAGACAACGGGATACTAATGATTAAATAGGCAATTGCCAGATAAGTATAGGATTCAATGGTCAAAAAAGTCTGTGAAGCAAATGTTTGCGTTCGCAATAACAATTCATTTACCGCCACATAAGCCAGCAGGGAAGTGTCTTTAACCATCATCACCAGATAGTTGCCAAGCGAAGGTATGACATTCCGGATGGCCTGCGGTATGACGATGCGGAATAAAGCCTGATATTTCCCGAAACCCAACACCAGCGCAGCCTCAGTCTGACCTTTATCAATCGCTAGAATAGACGAGCGGATTACTTCAGACATGTAGCAGCTATAATTAATCCCTAAACCCAGAATACCCGCTGTCAGCGATGAAATTTGCATATTTGTTGAATAGTTAAACAAAAGCATGGCAGCCAGGTCAATCAACAACGGGACAACATAATAGATATAAACCAGCTGCACCAGCAGTGGCGTACCGCGGACAATTTCTAAAAAAATATATAAAAATCCCCTGATTGCTTTTACATTGCTCAGCCTACCGATCGCAATGATCATTCCCAGCACAATCGCCAGCAAAAAGCCAAGAACAGTTGCCTCAATCACCACACCCAAACCGCTGACCAGGGAAGGAATAAGAAAAGTCGCTGCTTTGGCAAAATTCAGGTCGTTTAAAATACTCATTGTACTCCCCCCTATAACACTCTTGAAAGAAACTCTTTCGTTCTGCCGTTTTCCGGATGATTAAACATCTTTTCCGGTGGTCCTTCCTCGACGATATACCCTTTATCCATAAAGATGACACGGTCGGAGACTTCCTTGGCAAAACCCATTTCATGAGTGACAACCACCATGGTCATTCCTTCAGTTGCAAGCTTTCTCATTACCGCCAAAACATCGCCGACAAGTTCAGGGTCGAGCGCTGAAGTCGGTTCGTCAAACAGCAGCATTTTGGGCTTCATGGCCAGCGCGCGGGCGATTGCCACACGCTGCTGCTGGCCGCCGGACAGCGTGGAGGGATAGGCTTGCGCTTTATCCGCCAGGCCGACCTTCCCCAGCAAATCCATTGCTAACGCTTCAGCGTCGGATTTTTTCATTTTATTGATATGCATAGGAGCGTAGGTAATATTTTTCAATACGCTAAACATCGGAAAAAGATTGAATCTCTGAAATACCATGCCAACCTCTCTGCGAAGTTTTCTACTGTCCAGCTCGGCGTCAAGAACATTGCCATTATAGTAAATTTTACCATCCGTTGGAACCTCAAGAAGATTTAAACAACGGAGAAAAGTGCTTTTGCCGGAACCAGACGGTCCAATGATGCAAACAACTTCACCTTGAGCGATATGCATAGTAATATTTTTCAGTACTTCCACATCGCCAAACTTT encodes:
- a CDS encoding amino acid ABC transporter permease — encoded protein: MSILNDLNFAKAATFLIPSLVSGLGVVIEATVLGFLLAIVLGMIIAIGRLSNVKAIRGFLYIFLEIVRGTPLLVQLVYIYYVVPLLIDLAAMLLFNYSTNMQISSLTAGILGLGINYSCYMSEVIRSSILAIDKGQTEAALVLGFGKYQALFRIVIPQAIRNVIPSLGNYLVMMVKDTSLLAYVAVNELLLRTQTFASQTFLTIESYTYLAIAYLIISIPLSHLVKYIEHKMKN
- a CDS encoding amino acid ABC transporter ATP-binding protein; translation: MFSVFNLAKKFGDVEVLKNITMHIAQGEVVCIIGPSGSGKSTFLRCLNLLEVPTDGKIYYNGNVLDAELDSRKLRREVGMVFQRFNLFPMFSVLKNITYAPMHINKMKKSDAEALAMDLLGKVGLADKAQAYPSTLSGGQQQRVAIARALAMKPKMLLFDEPTSALDPELVGDVLAVMRKLATEGMTMVVVTHEMGFAKEVSDRVIFMDKGYIVEEGPPEKMFNHPENGRTKEFLSRVL
- a CDS encoding substrate-binding periplasmic protein, translating into MQKGRIIGRICAVFMLTLSLLVTGCSSTSEEKNATPAVKHDPNASETLNRLRAKGVLVVGSSNDAPFAYIDATNNQFSGIDAVIIKEVSNRLGIHKVEMKQIPFENLLIELNNKTIDMVTDAMYVKPERLEIALFTDIWYKEGEAIVTKLDSSIKSKEDLKNIVLGGQKGTAFLELAQKWLSEGKIKDLKIFSSQSELMMAVNTGKVDACVTDGIVAAYTLRQDSSLKLKILSPYEAEAAGKIGAALRFEDKAFLAEVNKVLNEMKEDGTLLKILKDFGLSEDYFVNVEDGKTKNIK